One segment of Comamonas thiooxydans DNA contains the following:
- the priB gene encoding primosomal replication protein N, which produces MENRVVLTGLLAEQAALRYTPAGLPALDLRIEHSSQQQELGNARNVNASVKAVAFGALAEKLARQAPGSQWTFQGFLATPRNSKMLVLHIQDIQQN; this is translated from the coding sequence GTGGAAAACCGCGTTGTATTGACGGGCCTTCTCGCAGAGCAAGCTGCTTTGCGCTACACGCCCGCCGGATTGCCGGCCCTGGATTTGCGGATTGAACACAGTTCGCAGCAACAAGAGCTGGGCAATGCGCGCAACGTGAATGCATCTGTCAAGGCTGTTGCCTTTGGCGCCCTGGCTGAAAAGCTGGCCCGCCAAGCACCCGGTAGCCAATGGACCTTTCAAGGTTTTCTGGCCACGCCGCGCAATAGCAAGATGCTGGTTTTACACATTCAGGATATTCAACAAAATTAA
- the rpsR gene encoding 30S ribosomal protein S18, with protein MATFKKFNKDKRPKRNTQSLLFKRKRFCRFTVAGVEEIDYKDVDTLRDFIAENGKIVPARLTGTRAIYQRQLNTAIKRARFLAMLPYSDQHKI; from the coding sequence ATGGCCACGTTCAAGAAATTCAACAAGGACAAGCGTCCTAAGCGCAACACCCAGTCGCTGCTGTTCAAGCGCAAGCGTTTCTGCCGCTTCACAGTCGCCGGCGTCGAAGAAATCGACTACAAGGATGTCGACACCCTGCGTGACTTCATCGCCGAAAACGGCAAGATTGTGCCCGCACGCCTGACCGGCACGCGCGCCATCTACCAGCGTCAGCTGAACACAGCCATCAAGCGCGCTCGCTTCCTGGCTATGCTGCCCTACTCTGACCAGCACAAGATCTAA
- the rplI gene encoding 50S ribosomal protein L9 produces the protein MQIILLEKVVNLGNLGDIVKVKDGYARNFLIPSGAARRATAAAKAEFEAKRAELEKAAAEKLAAAQELSEKLNGVNVKITQKAGVDGRLFGSITNADIAEELVKAGFAVNKSQVRMPNGPIKTVGDATVVVALHTDVAAEVAVSVYGDHS, from the coding sequence ATGCAAATCATTCTGCTCGAAAAGGTTGTGAACCTGGGTAACCTGGGCGATATCGTCAAGGTCAAGGACGGTTACGCTCGTAACTTCCTGATCCCCTCCGGCGCTGCACGTCGTGCAACAGCTGCTGCCAAGGCTGAATTCGAAGCCAAGCGCGCTGAGCTGGAAAAGGCTGCTGCCGAGAAGCTGGCTGCCGCTCAAGAACTGAGCGAAAAGCTGAATGGCGTCAATGTGAAGATCACTCAGAAGGCTGGCGTTGACGGCCGTCTGTTTGGTTCCATCACCAACGCCGACATCGCTGAAGAACTGGTCAAGGCCGGTTTCGCAGTGAACAAGTCGCAAGTGCGCATGCCCAACGGCCCCATCAAGACCGTTGGCGACGCCACTGTGGTGGTGGCTCTGCACACCGACGTGGCTGCAGAAGTGGCTGTCTCCGTGTACGGCGACCACTCCTAA
- the dnaB gene encoding replicative DNA helicase, whose amino-acid sequence MSSVMPPLDLQDDAFAPVPPADQQVAQLRVPPHSMESESSVLGGLLLDNNAWERVGDLLGDGDFYRHEHKLIYEAIGKLINASKPADVITVYEHLQGMGKAEEVGGLMYLNQLAQYVPSASNIRRYAEIVRERAILRKLVTASDDIATNAFNPQGKTVERILDEAEQKIMAIGEEGARNKQGFQSLDTLVVDLLDRVQEMADNPMDVTGVPTGFVDLDRMTSGLQAGDMVVLAARPSMGKTSFAVNIAEHVALNEGLPVAIFSMEMGAAQLAVRIVGSIGRVNQGNLRTGKLSDDEWPRLTEAIERLRTVSLHIDETPGLSPTELRANARRLARQCGKLGLIVVDYLQLMSGSGSAASSDNRATELGEISRGLKMLAKELQCPVIALSQLNRSVEQRTDKRPMMSDLRESGAIEQDADIIMFIYRDDYYNKESKEPNIAEVIIGKQRNGPTGTVKLFFQKNQTRFENLAQGYGTDEY is encoded by the coding sequence ATGTCGTCAGTAATGCCCCCGCTTGATCTGCAAGATGATGCATTCGCCCCGGTTCCGCCTGCAGACCAGCAGGTGGCGCAACTGCGTGTGCCGCCGCACTCCATGGAGTCGGAATCTTCGGTGCTCGGCGGTCTGCTGCTGGACAACAATGCCTGGGAGCGCGTGGGTGACCTGCTCGGCGACGGCGACTTCTATCGGCACGAGCACAAGCTGATCTACGAAGCCATCGGCAAGCTGATCAATGCCAGCAAGCCGGCCGACGTGATCACGGTCTACGAGCATCTGCAGGGCATGGGCAAGGCCGAGGAAGTCGGCGGCCTGATGTACCTGAACCAGCTGGCGCAGTATGTGCCCAGTGCCAGCAATATCCGCCGCTATGCGGAAATCGTGCGTGAGCGCGCCATCTTGCGCAAGCTGGTCACGGCCAGCGACGACATCGCGACCAATGCCTTCAATCCTCAGGGCAAGACGGTGGAGCGCATCCTCGACGAAGCCGAGCAGAAGATCATGGCGATCGGCGAGGAGGGCGCGCGCAACAAACAGGGTTTCCAGTCGCTGGACACGCTGGTAGTGGATCTGCTGGACCGGGTCCAGGAGATGGCTGACAACCCCATGGATGTGACCGGCGTGCCCACGGGCTTTGTCGATCTGGATCGCATGACATCGGGTCTGCAGGCCGGCGACATGGTGGTGCTGGCGGCGCGTCCCTCGATGGGCAAGACCTCGTTTGCCGTGAATATTGCCGAGCATGTGGCGCTCAACGAGGGTTTGCCGGTTGCCATCTTCTCCATGGAAATGGGCGCGGCCCAGCTGGCGGTTCGTATCGTCGGCTCCATCGGTCGCGTCAATCAGGGCAATCTGCGTACCGGCAAGCTCAGCGATGACGAGTGGCCGCGTCTGACCGAGGCCATCGAGCGCTTGCGCACCGTGTCGCTGCATATCGACGAAACGCCGGGCCTGTCCCCGACCGAGCTGCGTGCCAATGCGCGTCGTCTGGCGCGCCAGTGCGGCAAGCTGGGCCTGATCGTGGTCGACTACCTGCAGCTGATGAGCGGCTCGGGATCTGCCGCCAGTTCCGACAACCGTGCGACCGAACTGGGTGAAATCTCGCGGGGCTTGAAGATGCTGGCCAAGGAGTTGCAATGCCCGGTGATCGCGCTGTCCCAGCTCAACCGTTCGGTGGAGCAGCGTACCGACAAGCGCCCCATGATGTCCGACCTGCGCGAATCGGGCGCCATCGAGCAGGATGCGGACATCATCATGTTCATCTACCGCGACGACTACTACAACAAAGAGAGCAAGGAGCCCAATATTGCCGAGGTCATCATCGGCAAGCAGCGTAACGGGCCGACGGGGACGGTGAAGCTCTTCTTCCAGAAGAACCAGACGCGTTTCGAGAACCTGGCGCAGGGCTACGGCACGGACGAATACTAA
- a CDS encoding PhoH family protein, giving the protein MPLPPAPGHRAAKLSAEAFSSIRKTAKQTAELDEDLNPSNGAALNAAPETAPAVTKPRRSTSKPAAAKPRKTATTAGAAPTAAAPTAAVPAKPADAAAKPARRARNTRTGPTTLFVLDTNVLLHDPSSLFRFEEHDIFLPMVVLEELDNHKKGMTEVARNGRQVSRTLDSLVASQPADGLEKGLPLNATGQRSATGTLYFQTNPLDASLPESLPQGKADNQILGVVAALREQHKDREVVLVSKDINMRVKARALGLAAEDYQNDKVLEDGDLLYSGALALPHDFWAKAGKNVESWQEGAITYYRVSGAIVDQLMINQFVYYEAPGEPSLYMRVTEIRDKTAVLKTLRDFGNPKNAVWGVSTRNREQNFAMNLLVNPEVDFVTLTGTAGTGKTLLALAAGLAQVLDERRYTEIIMTRATVSVGEDIGFLPGTEEEKMGPWMGALDDNLEFLAKGDGGNAGEWGRAATNELIRSRIKIKSMNFMRGRTFLNKYVIIDEAQNLTPKQMKTLITRAGPGTKIICMGNLAQIDTPYLTEGSSGLTYVVDRFKGWPHSGHITLARGERSRLADFASEVL; this is encoded by the coding sequence ATGCCCCTGCCTCCCGCACCCGGCCACCGCGCCGCAAAGCTTTCCGCAGAAGCCTTTTCGTCCATCCGCAAGACTGCCAAGCAGACTGCAGAACTTGACGAGGATCTGAACCCCTCCAACGGAGCCGCCCTGAATGCGGCTCCAGAGACCGCCCCTGCGGTCACCAAGCCGCGCCGCAGCACCAGCAAGCCCGCCGCCGCCAAGCCGCGCAAGACCGCCACAACGGCTGGCGCAGCGCCGACGGCAGCAGCACCGACTGCCGCAGTACCTGCAAAACCCGCCGACGCAGCTGCCAAGCCTGCCCGCCGCGCCCGCAATACGCGCACCGGCCCGACCACGCTGTTCGTGCTGGACACCAATGTGCTGCTGCACGACCCCAGCAGCCTGTTCCGCTTTGAAGAGCACGACATCTTCCTGCCCATGGTGGTGCTGGAAGAGCTGGACAACCACAAAAAGGGCATGACCGAGGTGGCACGCAACGGCCGCCAGGTCAGCCGCACGCTGGACTCCCTGGTTGCCTCCCAGCCCGCCGATGGTCTGGAAAAAGGCCTGCCGCTGAACGCCACGGGTCAGCGCAGCGCCACCGGCACGCTGTACTTCCAGACCAACCCTCTGGATGCATCCCTGCCCGAGAGCCTGCCACAGGGCAAGGCCGACAACCAGATTCTGGGCGTGGTCGCAGCCTTGCGCGAGCAGCACAAGGATCGCGAAGTGGTGCTGGTGTCCAAGGACATCAATATGCGCGTCAAGGCGCGCGCCCTGGGCCTGGCCGCCGAGGACTACCAGAACGACAAGGTACTGGAAGACGGCGATCTGCTGTACTCGGGCGCACTGGCCCTGCCCCACGATTTCTGGGCCAAGGCCGGCAAGAATGTGGAGAGCTGGCAGGAAGGCGCCATCACCTACTACCGCGTCAGCGGCGCCATCGTCGACCAGTTGATGATCAACCAGTTCGTCTACTACGAAGCACCGGGCGAGCCCAGCCTCTACATGCGCGTGACTGAAATCCGCGACAAGACGGCCGTGCTCAAGACGCTGCGCGACTTCGGCAATCCCAAGAATGCCGTCTGGGGCGTGTCCACACGCAATCGCGAGCAGAACTTTGCCATGAACCTGCTGGTCAACCCCGAAGTCGACTTTGTCACACTGACGGGCACGGCAGGCACCGGCAAGACCCTGCTGGCCCTGGCCGCCGGTCTGGCCCAGGTGCTGGACGAGCGCCGCTATACCGAGATCATCATGACCCGCGCCACGGTGAGCGTGGGTGAGGACATCGGCTTCCTGCCCGGCACCGAAGAGGAAAAAATGGGCCCCTGGATGGGCGCCCTGGACGACAACCTGGAGTTCCTGGCCAAGGGCGACGGCGGCAATGCCGGCGAGTGGGGGCGCGCCGCCACCAACGAGCTGATCCGCAGCCGCATCAAGATCAAGAGCATGAACTTCATGCGCGGTCGCACCTTCCTGAACAAATACGTCATCATCGACGAGGCCCAGAACCTGACGCCCAAGCAGATGAAGACCCTGATCACCCGTGCCGGCCCCGGCACCAAGATCATCTGCATGGGCAATCTGGCCCAGATCGACACACCCTACCTGACCGAAGGCAGCTCGGGCCTGACCTATGTGGTGGACCGCTTCAAGGGCTGGCCCCACAGCGGCCACATCACCCTGGCGCGCGGCGAACGCTCGCGCCTGGCGGACTTCGCCAGCGAGGTGCTGTAA